The proteins below come from a single Juglans regia cultivar Chandler chromosome 12, Walnut 2.0, whole genome shotgun sequence genomic window:
- the LOC108994810 gene encoding universal stress protein PHOS32-like: MECDRRVGVAVDFSACSKKALKWAVDNVVRDGDHLILVTVRPEGNYEEGEIQLWEATGSPLIPLSDLSDPIIMKKYGVKPDPETLDIVNTAAMQKKIMVIMKIYWGDAREKICEAIDKIPLSCLVIGNRGLGKLKRAILGSVSNYVVNNGSCPVTVVKQVELEH, translated from the exons ATGGAGTGTGATCGGAGAGTTGGGGTGGCGGTGGACTTCTCGGCGTGCAGCAAGAAAGCGCTGAAATGGGCGGTGGACAACGTGGTACGGGACGGGGATCACCTTATACTAGTTACTGTACGCCCCGAAGGGAACTACGAGGAGGGCGAGATACAGCTCTGGGAAGCCACCGGCTCCC CTTTAATCCCTCTAAGTGATTTATCTGATCCTATCATCATGAAGAAGTATGGAGTGAAGCCTGACCCTGAGACCCTGGACATTGTAAACACTGCTGCTATGCAAAAAAAG ATTATGGTGATCATGAAGATCTACTGGGGAGATGCTCGCGAGAAGATATGTGAAGCAATCGATAAGATTCCTCTGAGCTGCCTTGTTATAGGAAACAGAGGTCTGGGCAAGCTTAAGAG GGCTATATTAGGCAGTGTGAGCAACTATGTGGTGAATAATGGTTCTTGTCCTGTTACAGTAGTGAAGCAGGTGGAGCTTGAACACTAG
- the LOC108994809 gene encoding UPF0481 protein At3g47200-like, producing MDNRRQSQTRDHVSVDVKEDALVSSIKDKMETAITSISISRVPDDLRKGNENMYIPDKVSIGPLHHGNTLKSMDDNKWLYVYALLNRKPNLEASLDRCVELLRGLEHRARLSYKDGVNLPTDDFVQMMLVDGCFIIELFLKYTLKNLRHRNDPIFSTHGMLSDLRCNLMLLENQIPYFILQRLFQIVPIPRNCGLSLNELAFRFFKRMIPGDLQLKVLQERFNHEGYHLLDLIHHCFLPTYPRVQPKEGGTQQQQGLDCATKLKKARIRFKKSHGKSLLDIKFVNGVLELPSLKVNKDTEILFRNLIALEQSHCDSTQHSFTSYAFLMGSLVCSEKDLKLLGKQQILIYEKDKRKEASELFGKLCVAAKPMDSYYRGLFEHVNEYRRTHWLGFWQRLKHSRAKSPASLVVFILAIMLIVLTFVGAFFSVLTFCLHHI from the coding sequence ATGGACAACAGGCGACAGTCACAAACCAGGGACCATGTTTCTGTTGATGTCAAAGAGGATGCTCTTGTATCTTCTATCAAAGACAAGATGGAAACTGCAATTACTTCTATTAGCATCTCCAGAGTCCCCGATGATCTTCGTAAGGGAAATGAGAATATGTATATTCCTGATAAAGTTTCCATTGGCCCTTTGCACCATGGAAACACTCTAAAATCCATGGATGACAACAAGTGGCTATATGTGTATGCACTCCTCAATCGAAAGCCAAATCTCGAGGCAAGCTTAGATAGATGTGTGGAATTACTCAGAGGATTGGAGCACAGAGCACGGTTATCTTATAAAGATGGAGTCAACCTCCCAACTGATGATTTCGTGCAGATGATGTTAGTTGATGGCTGTTTCATCATAGAGCTATTCTTAAAGTATACCTTAAAGAATCTAAGACACAGAAATGATCCTATATTTAGCACACATGGAATGCTCTCTGACCTGAGGTGCAACTTGATGTTACTTGAAAACCAGATTCCCTATTTCATTCTCCAAAGGTTATTTCAAATTGTACCAATTCCAAGAAATTGTGGCCTGTCCCTCAATGAGCTCGCCTTCCGATTCTTCAAAAGAATGATCCCCGGAGATCTGCAACTGAAAGTTCTTCAGGAGAGATTTAACCATGAAGGGTATCATTTACTTGACTTGATCCACCACTGTTTCCTTCCAACATATCCAAGAGTTCAACCGAAAGAAGGTGGAACCCAGCAGCAGCAGGGCTTGGATTGTgcaacaaaactcaaaaaagcAAGAATTAGGTTCAAGAAGTCTCATGGCAAAAGCTTGTTAGACATCAAGTTTGTTAATGGAGTCCTTGAATTGCCTTCGTTAAAAGTCAATAAAGATACAGAAATCCTTTTCCGGAACCTCATTGCTCTTGAGCAGAGTCACTGTGATAGCACACAGCACAGCTTCACATCTTATGCCTTTCTGATGGGTAGCCTTGTATGCTCTGAGAAAGATTTGAAGTTGCTTGGCAAACAACAGATTCTCATCTATGAAAAGGACAAACGGAAAGAGGCTTCTGAACTATTCGGGAAACTCTGCGTGGCTGCGAAACCAATGGACTCCTATTATAGGGGGCTTTTTGAACATGTGAATGAGTACAGAAGAACCCATTGGCTTGGATTTTGGCAGCGATTGAAGCACAGTCGTGCAAAATCTCCTGCTTCACTTGTGGTGTTCATCTTGGCCATTATGCTTATTGTTCTCACCTTTGTTGGAGCATTTTTTTCTGTACTCACATTCTGTCTCCACCATATATAG
- the LOC108994755 gene encoding pectinesterase inhibitor 10, which produces MESHKNIKAIPALLMIILISFFYPIFFHSAQAICVPRNNTHGSFSSPLSISTPKAYDPPVSHIAANPSSFSDHSPDQSAPSSSPQPSTSPDAYPPVSHISAPSPASYLSYESAPTPSHSPWPRPFSYLLSKPTPTPIISPNPAPTPDIPAAPKSSQPSIAPAPLIGEPPFNFPLNPAIKKICEATDYPLVCLASTAPFLTGKVDVISVLEVAVKACSLHAKIALNIASKALKTEPSISASVSDCMDMYNDVLDNIESAVDALSTRDTGTFNAMLSAVLTDYGTCEDGFAGERSPLSEVDDKGTKLASNCLAIASLIK; this is translated from the coding sequence aTGGAGTCTCACAAAAATATTAAGGCAATACCAGCACTGCTCATGATCATCCTGATCTCATTCTTCTATCCCATCTTCTTCCACTCTGCACAAGCCATTTGCGTGCCTCGAAACAATACGCACGGCAGCTTCTCTTCTCCGCTGTCGATTAGTACTCCCAAAGCATATGATCCCCCGGTTAGCCATATTGCGGCCAACCCATCTTCTTTCTCCGACCATTCCCCTGATCAGTCTGCGCCATCATCTTCTCCGCAGCCGAGTACTAGTCCAGATGCATATCCTCCGGTTAGTCATATCTCGGCTCCATCTCCCGCCTCATATCTTTCTTACGAATCTGCACCAACACCATCGCACTCCCCATGGCCGCGCCCGTTTTCTTATCTGCTGTCAAAACCAACTCCAACACCAATTATAAGCCCCAACCCAGCCCCAACTCCCGATATTCCTGCAGCTCCGAAGTCATCTCAACCTTCAATAGCCCCAGCTCCATTAATAGGCGAACCCCCGTTCAACTTTCCTCTGAATCCGGCCATCAAAAAGATATGTGAAGCCACAGATTACCCTCTTGTTTGCCTCGCCTCTACAGCCCCATTTCTGACCGGCAAAGTCGATGTCATTTCTGTGCTTGAAGTTGCAGTGAAGGCTTGCTCCCTTCATGCAAAGATAGCACTAAACATCGCTTCGAAAGCCCTTAAAACGGAACCGAGCATTTCTGCTTCTGTCAGCGACTGCATGGATATGTACAACGATGTTTTAGATAACATTGAGAGTGCAGTGGATGCCCTCTCAACTCGTGACACTGGCACATTCAATGCCATGCTTAGCGCGGTTTTGACAGACTATGGGACATGCGAGGATGGGTTCGCTGGAGAGAGATCTCCATTATCTGAGGTCGATGATAAGGGCACCAAGTTGGCTAGCAATTGCCTTGCCATTGCTTCTTTAATCAAGTGA